Part of the Toxotes jaculatrix isolate fToxJac2 chromosome 8, fToxJac2.pri, whole genome shotgun sequence genome is shown below.
CAGATGTGGTGCGCGTGAAAGGTGGTCTTGTTGGGCACGCCTGCCACCACCATATAGGCATCACGGATCGTCTCCACctagacagaaagacaggaatttgtctttttttttttttttttatgaacaagAATTTCAGattaattttaaaacacatcgTGACTTTAAGAAAagccattttcctttttttgcatGTTAATCAACTTTATTGTGATTTAGATTTCagtaaattacattaaattccATTTTAGTGTTCTGACTGTTTGTTTTAGAGGTTTTCCATCCTGACATGAAAGAAACTAGAAGAAGAACGTCGAAGATAAACCTCAAAACACACATGACAGTTGAAACTAACTGAATCCCATGCAGATGCAGCTGGCTGTGCTGCTTTCTTGGTCTCACCTTGTAGACGTTGTGCTTCTCGCTGAGCGTGTCAAAGACGATGTAGATCTCGTTGAGCATGTCCACCACCTGCATGGGTGTGATGTGGATGCAGATCTCATTAAACTTGACGACGTCGCTGAACAAGATGGTCACATCTGGGAAGACCTGGAACGTAAAGTTAGAATagttacacacacagcaaacacggGTGCACTCACTGTGACTCTAGATGTGTTTGTCAGTCAGTTTATCTTTATCTAGTTTCACATGTTGTGGGTCTGCAGGTGATTCCTGTGGAGAGGGTGCTCTCTCTGTGAATGAGCTGGGTGCTGTGGTCACAGTGTCACATTAACTTGGGTAGCAGAAACTCCAAAACCATAAAAGAGCAGTTAGTGATTTGTCAGAACCTGACGCTCTGATATTTAGTGGCTTTGAAGTACTATTATCCTTGTTAACAAAAACCATTGGCTTGTACCTGGCACGTCTCCAGTGCAGTGATCCCCTTCCTGAGGCGGTCGGCCACAGCTTTAGGGATCATGGCGTACAGCAAAGaatctcctctcttcttctcttcgtCCAGCTTCTTGATGATTTCCTGCAGCTGAGCATATTTTTGTTGCTCCTAGAGGATTAGAAACGGGACACAACAGTCCACAGTTAGTCTCACCTCtcttaaagctaaaaaaaaaaaaatccctctttgCCTTTACTAATCCTTTTAATCCACATCTCTCCTGCATAGCTGAAGTGGATTTAATGGGTGAAATCAATAGGAGAGCAGAGCTTTCACCTGGGCTCACCTGGTCCGACTGCTTCATAGAGACCTGACAGTTCTTACAGTTTGTGCACTCAGTGTATCATATAATATGGATCTCTTTGAATCACAGTTATATAACAGTACATTTTATAGATAAAATGAACCAGCTAAAACTGCCctgttcctgctgctcctgttgaACACCCGTCTGCTTTGTTAGCATGATGCTTTATCTCTGGAGACGAAGGGTTTAGTATTTTCCTTCACCTGATCGAGggccagctgcagctcagccgATTGCTGTGTCCCGGCCAAAATCAGCTCTCTGCTGGAGTCATGCAGGTTCAGATCATTCACGTATACTCCCATCTTTATCATGTCCTCCACTGTCTCTATGCTGCAGGGATAAGGAGAAATGAAGATatattcactgtaaaatgaaaggaaagcaaGATTATCAtttcagtgattaaaaacatttgGTAGCATTCAGAATAATTAGCACTGGACAGGTAAggtgtcaacacacacagaagaaggcCAGGGTAGAGTATGGAAATGTGCTTGTTTACATTAGAAGTAAAATATTTACCCTAATCCTGGCTCATATAGAGGCtgcagtaaaacaggaaattgcCTGTACTATAATGACTCGCATCAAGTCAGAAAATCCCACCAATGTATTTCTGCAGAATTAATTCCTTCAGTACAGAGACGTGCAGTAATCCTTCCACACTCACCACTCTGAACTCTCGAGTTTCTCTTTTCAACAGAACTTCTGTTCTCACGTAGTTTAATTCTGATTATCACACATTACTGTGTTTTCTCAATTAGGATGAATTTAATTGAATCTAACACTTACACAAGTACAAGTTTCACAACATAAAGGGACTACGTCCTCTGAACCGCTCAAAATGTTTGGGTGTGAAACATATGGAGGAAGTGTTGGGTTTTATCAACattaacagcaaacagcaactgcaaagaggagcagagcagcaaacaggaaggcTTCTTTCTTCACAAATGTACTTACAAAACAGGGGAAATTAGAAATATTCTGCACGCCTATCGCTAATAATAGCCCGCCTGAAATAAAGGTCTGTCCACACTCACTGTTTGTGTAGTAATACTTACCATTGTTTTCaatgtagtttttttccccagattgGTTTTTTGTGTGCAACaaaatttgctttttaaaaCCGGTCAAAAATATTGGACccatttattttatgtaaaaaaaaaaaaaagacacttgacTCAAAAGAGAGGAAATTTCGACCTGTTTCAAAATAGACCAGCATAATTCAACCCGACTCAAAATACGGTTGATTCAAATGTCTCTAATACAGGAAGGACACAATGACACTGGCAGCAGCACAATGTGCCACCTGTTAATAAGCAGCTATATCTGAAAAGGGCAGAAAtacctgacttttttttttcataaacatCACAGTTCACACTCACCTGAAAAGCCATGTTTACCACATGATATGACCGAATtgaatcttaaaaaaacaaaacaaaacaaaacaatatggACCTAGCCCAACTCTAGTGGATATTTAAAGACCTGTAGTTCTGATTCAGTACCATTAAAACATAGTCAAACCACAGACTCTGGTCTTACATGGGTGTTCCCAGGAAGATGAGGGAGTCCCACTGGGGGACATACTTCATCTGGCCCTTCAGATGGAGAGGCTTCTTAGGGGGCTCCCTCATGTCCTCAAAGATGGTCTCACTGCACTTTCCTGAGAATAATCATGAGGATCATGAGGTTTTCAAACTTTAAATAGGAAAGATGGTCAGCAGGACATAGGTTGTCTTAAAACAGCTGACCCCTTGCGCTCCTTCGTGAATGCAAGCGAAAAACTAACTAGCAAACTCAGGAATACTGTGTTTCAAAGGTTAAAGTGTAAAATGCTCTGACCGGTGACAGTCTGGAATGCCAGCAGTTCAATATCTTCCCCTCCAGAGTTGGCAGAGCTGTTGTATTGGGTGAGAGCGCTGCTGTATTCTTGGTCTGTGCCCTTCATCTCTTCCACTGCCTTTGGCTCTgacggagggagagaaacagtagAAACAGTGAGTCAACCATGTGAGTTAACAAGGGCATAAATGTGTGAAGACAGTGCAGTGAATTACAATCACACAGTCAGGCAATAGCGGAGTAGCGATGTTCAACAAGAAGATATATGAAAAATTCATCACTGTATTATaaattctgtttgtgtgctttcTGTATTATGTCCAAATCAAAATTAGTTCCATTCTTacatataacattaaaataaaaattgtgatTGTCGAATCCTCCTGAGATAATTACATCTTTAACGATATGCTTCCAATTAAATTCCTGACATGCAAAAAATAATTCTCTTTACAGTGTGAATTTAAAGATAGTTAAATGTGCTAGAACTGCAGCTGTTCATCACTGTTAAATGAACAATACTGGTTTGACCTCTCCATCAGTTTGATATTCATTTCTATTATCAATATTCTATTTAGCTCTGTCTGGATACAGTAACTATGGGCACACATGAGGGAGTGACTTGACGTTTTGTGATCCCATCCATTTGAAATTAACCCTTTTTATACATTATGcatttgaaaagaagaaaaatgaaatagaaaGACTGGtacctctttcttcttccctctttgctttctcgctctcttccttttcctctggcTCCTCCTTGCTCAGTTTGGGGATGTTGACCTTCTGCTTGCTCTCCACCACCGCTTTAGACAACAGCTCAAACACGTTGTTTAAATGGGTGTAGATCTGATCGGGGAAGCAGAGAGATGTTTGTGGTATTAGGCAGTGATGACAAAACGAAGACGACTGGGTGTAggagtgaccaaaaaaaaaaaaaaaaaaactccttttgAACTCACATTATCCCAGCTGAACTCCAGCATGGGTCTGACCAGAGTGAACTCTTCATTGACCTTCTTGCCCTGGAGGTCAGAGAAGACCTCCTTGAGGCCGTCACCAATGCGGTACATGGTCATGTCTCGGCGGAAGATGACACTGAAGGGGAACATGTCAAAAAAGATACCTCGCTTCATCGGCAGCTTCTCGTAGCTCGGTGCTGTCTTCTGCTGGGGCATGCGGTGCTTGAAGGCCGCATTGTCAAAGTTCATCTTATAAACCTGGATGAGTAAAGAGAAGTTTATGGAACCTCTGAAATATAAGAAGTTTAAACTTCAAAAACCACAATAACTGATGTAATTGTACGTTTTTTCATAAGTTTGAACTTTTGAAAACTGTTATTTCACTTACAATTTCAAAAACAATCTCTGTGAGAAAGTATCCCCACTAAAtattctcttttctgtcttttctttctttctggaaaaaaaaaagttttctagCAACTAGAACTGCAACTATCACTCAGTTTATTTGATAATCGATCGGCACAAAACCAGCAACTATTGTCAGCTGATGCTAGACAGTGTGGCAACAAGTACACAAGGCTTCACCTTTCATATTTTGTTCTGCTGTAAATTCTGAGTTTACCCAGAGTCCCAGGCCAGTAAACACTTATCTCCATCCAATAAACACTTGCTGTTTGAGTGTAAACAAGAATTCCACCTGGCGTCTCACTGAAGTTGATGGAATCATTTCCATGCTGATAGAACTGACACAGGGTCAAGGTCAGGCGCTCAGCAGCCCGGCCGATCCTTGACCTGAGCCCGAGTACATACCACATATGTCATTTTCTCGGTTTCCTCTTTCGACAGGATTTCCACTTCGATGTCTGTGTTGTAGAATTGTCGTCCCACTTGAGAAAGCTGCCCTGCAGGAgccagtaacacacacacacacactggtcatGGATGTGTGGAGGTCAGTTTTGCTTAGAAGTGATTCAGTCAAAATGGGCTTGTGTAAGGTTGATTTCAGAGCAAACTGCAGTGCTAAGTAGAATCACTGACTTTGCCTGGATAGATTAACCGTGCCTGATGGTGTGACGACTGCCTTGTCCTCATTGACCAAGTCAATTGTTTTACTTCTCAACCAAGGATAATGGACATGTACCCCCATATTGTACATGTATACACACTGTATATCTATTTTTGCCAATCTTTACTAAGAGaatctaccttttttttttaaggagaatggccaaaaaacacaaactaataTGATAGAATAAGCTCAATCTGCTACCTGATATTCACGATATTTAATGTCTCAAATCGAATGCAATTAGCttgaaacatacagtacattaaagTCATTCTCCTTGACTTTTTCGTTAATTCAGTTCTACTGCTTACTGCTTTGTTAAACACAATCTCGTGTTCTGAAGGTGTTTTTTAACCTTTCCGTTAGCTGTAGGTTTCAGCTGATTGCACTGCAGTATGTACATTCATTTGCAGAGATAGGTAATTGTGAAATTGTCTAGCACAGTGAAcataattttacttttatactGTCACCGTTTCATTTTCTGGTAAAGTAGCAGCGAGTGCGCAGTGCACTGAAACTCAAAAATAGGACATGCTGTTCACCGTGCGTTGCCTGTCTCAAGCAAGTTTCAGTTCTCTggaaacttttatttttgtactgtAATGAATGTAGACCTGTATCTGAAACTGCAGCATGTGTTGGAAAGTAATTTTAAGTAGGTCTGATTTGTAGTAAATGAggtaaaacaagtaaaaacaatTTGAACAATTGTTCAGTAATTTTTTTCTATATGCCATATTCATGTTCACATGAGGCTGAATCCTCTCCCAGCATGTAACGCAGAAACCCTCGCAAATACATGGGGGAAGATGTAAACTCTACAGCTTCCTGTCACTGCGGTAAACTGTCTAACACCCAGTGTTTCCCCCGGCTCTGCTTGTTGTTACCTTTGACAAACTGGGTGAAGCCCTTGCGGGTGCTGCGGTAGTGCAGGGTGAGGCTCGTTTCGCACTCCTCCTCCACGCAGAAACTCGGCGGCTGCACCTTGGGGAAGGAGAAGCGAAAGTACTCGTGCAGATTGTCCAGTTCGTTGATGAAGTCGCGCACGTTTCGCCCCAGCACCTGAAAAAGATGGAGGACATGGATATTTAAACAGTACACAAAAACTGTTGTTTATATAATATGAAAactatttcattttcagaagcttttttttatgttgtcagGATACTTAGTAGTTATGGAAGtagttttttaaaatctgttttaatgtCTCTTTGGTGCTAAGCAATCATTGCGTTCATGTTTCTTCACTGCAACTTCCAAATATCACCTTTAGACTCCACTACACAGTAACAGCACATGCAGGGAAGTATTTTCACTCAgattttctgttcatgtttcattttctgtgaatatATGGAACATTTATTTCCCCTTAGGAAATTTCATTCGCACAAATATTTTGAAGGTGACGCCTTTTTACAGTTTCTGGTCAGCTATATTTAGAACCACTGAACCATTTCTTACTCCATTTATTCAGAAAAGTGAAACATACCACTTCCCATGTGCCAGAGGGCATTTTCCTGGGAAATACCTAAAAGACCAGGTGAGCTGGGTATGCAGTGAATCACCAATACATAACCAGTCATATTAAATCAGCCTGAggacatttattttttgatcaTGATATCACCTTCAGGATCCGCTCATATCCGTAGTTTCCAATCCTCTTCACCATATAGACCCCGAAGGCGTACATCAGCTCATCATGGGTCTTTCCCAGAACCTCGCCTGCTGCCTTTGCCAACCGAAGGATCAGgttgtcactgtaaaaaaaagtttataggGAGTTAAAAAAACCTGAATAGTTAGAATCAACCAAAATCAAGTGCAGGGATGAACACAACATCGTAATCGCtctaaacactaaaaacaataatttaacactgtgttaatgttaatgACATTGTGTTCACCTTGTGCTAGTGCATTGTCACAGTTAACTACATCAACACGTTACAGCTGCAGACCGAAAATGTTAGATTCGTAAATAGAGCTTTGTCTGACCAAAGTATAAATATTTCTTGAATGCGACTGGCAGCACCTTACATGCAATTGTTTCAGGTTTCAGTGTGGTGCATTTGAATTTTGCAATAGTTTAACCACTGaaaagctgctgtgctgttacaTTTGTATGCTGTTATAGTTCTTGATATGTGTCTGGTGAGACCTTTGCCAAAAAATACAATCTGTTGCTGCTCAAGCATTGAAAACCTGAATTCGTGCACAGTATAATGGGGAAACACGATTGACAAAAAACAACCTACTTGTACATCTGATGTCTGACAAACTTGAGATGGGGTATCTCCGCTCGGTTCTCGATCAGTCTCCACACATCCTCTCCGTAGGATTCATTAATGTAATCGTTCACTGCTTCCAAATACAGGCCGTACATCTTCAGAGGGTTGGGAAACCTCCAGACTGCTGCCTACGTTAACTGCTTAGCTGAGGTGAGACCAGGGGAGAAACGACAGATCTGAAATCAGTCATCTCTGTTAGTGTcaacagtttaaaacaacactgaaaagaagacattttgattgttaaaaaaaaaaaaatctacatagAAACTTAAGAAAGATATACTATTCAGtccaaatgttttcagtgaaagaaaTCATTAAAGTCTTTTACCTGTGTAAATGAAACCTCATGAAACCTCAGGTTACCTCCTCAGACACCAGCTACATCTAAGAAAAGAGCAAGATTCTCAgtacattaaatattttttaggggaaaaacactgaatttttaGCAGTTACTGTGCATGTCTGTGACTTATTGTAAAATTTTACCACTATGGCAAATGCAAGCTGCTCAAAAAACATCACAGGGAAATCAGAAAGCACAGAATCCTCCCATCTCATCAgttaactaaaataaaacacagaaaataaaaccaaaatgataaaaatgatgCAAAGGTGAAAAGAGAAGTCCCCCTTACCTACAGTCCCTCAGTGCTGTGTTATCCTGGGCTCCAACTGTGTCAGCCAGCGCCACAGCATCGTTCCCTGCTGAGAGTTTCCACCTGCAGCTGACATGTGCTCTCCCCCCTGACACTTGCCTGTCAGGTCAACAGGTGACCTGAGCCAAAATAGCAGCACCAAGGCATGTTTGTGGCAGGTAGCAAAGAAAAGgctgaagaaaatgtttttccgACTCTCAGCTGCAGGGACTGGCAGACCTACTGGGTCCAATTTGTAAGGCATTTGTATGGAGATGAAGTCTGTGGGTGGCTGTTACTGTATGTGGGaatcccttaaaaaaaaaaaaaaaaaaaaacatttagtttctGTGTTATGTAAAACCGAGCACACAGTGTGAGGCTCATTATCCGAAATTAGCCTGCACTCTTTTCGCAACAACTCATTAGGGCTACCAGGTTTCTTGGCTAATTACTTCAAATTTGCATAATTACGGTCAGGTGCACGTTAAACTGACATGCATTGTGTTGAGATTGGCATTTGAAAGGTTTTGCATTGCTTGTTGCTTTGAGAAGTGAAGCTCAATAAAGGCTTTCAAAACATTCAGGCGTCCTGTTAAGGCTGCCATTATCTGCCACCAATCAGCGAAGGTTGAAATGTGgcaaacatttgtgttttgacaTGTATCATTATGTCTGTTTTGACCTGCAGAAACTACTTGCGTATttgaaaagaatatttttttttattgtagagCCTGGCACGTTTATGATAAGAGAAGCTTTTTTAATCAACTGTCAACTAGTGTGGCAGACTCAGCATCAGACTCAGAGGAATACGCACAGGGCACCTGCAAATTCAAAGCTGATGCTCTCCTCTTTACTCACCATTTCCACTAGGGGGCACTGTTACAACACCCTTGATTCAGCACTGGTTTATCCAATGCTTCCACTGGAGAAAATTAGATTGAAAATTAATAGAAATGTGTGACTCTGGCCTTTTGGTGAGGCCACACAGGGAAGAGCAGGCATTCCgtcattttatgacatttgtggCCTTTTATATCTGTCctgctgcaaaacacacagatctgattcattttcttcataAGAAAGACCAGGTTTGGTCTTCAGCCCTGAAAAATGACTCAACTcttgcttctttttcttcatatttaaattctgaCCTGGAAGGTTAGGAGCCTCACACATATCATGTAAAGGTTTAATTAAGAAAACACTTTGTGCCAGAATTACTTTATCCAGCCACCACTTTCCTCCTCACACCTACATTCCACCTGGGAACCAAAGGTGTGTCGACAGCTAGCCTGTAATAGGCCTACCCGCTCCGAGTGATAATGAGCTGCTCTCTGTTCCATTTCTTGTGTggctctctgcttcctctttccctccgtTCCCACTGTCTCCCCGGCGTTCTCCTATTTGCCaggtgctgctgtctgtctttaaTGGCCTCTAGTGTGACTGTGCCACACGTGGCCTGGGAGGTCCGCCGCTGCCTCTTAGCCGGGAACAGAGGGAGATAACAATGTGCTGATGGTGCCAACCACAACTCCACACAGATGCCGCAGGAACTTTCATTAAAGACGGCATGACTCATCTTCTTTCGCCCTGCCAATATTACACCctgccttccttccttcccacAAGGAGAGGGGTGCTGCTGTTTCTAAAGGTGTCCATTCATATCATTTTTCAAACGCTAACAGGGAGCCAAGGAACACCTCCCTCCCATTGTTTGAtgtgaacaacacaaacacgaGCAGATGCACACTTgtacaaatgaacacacagccCTGTTTTCCTGTCCCTCCACCACACGTGCAGGTGGTATCTTTTTCACTCCACTCATATGCGTTTCCTTTCTGTCCCTGCTTGTTATCTGTTAAAGGAGTTATCAGGCTCTGCCAGCCTAACAGAGGGATGGTCCAATCTCCGGGGAGTATCAGGGTCACTGGAGGAAACCATGCATGGTCGGGCCTGTTCAGCACCAGCAAAAAGCTGGATGGGTGATATCATTTTCGTATTGTTGAAGCAGGAAAAGAGCTCACCATTCAAAAATGGGACATTGATTAAAGCATCAGCACGAAGCACAAACAGGTTATTGGAGCATTTCAACTGAGTCTCACTGCAAAGTTAGTGTGCGACAAATTCACACCATAAACTGCTTCTTTATTGTTTACAACCAGCCGCCCCTCCAGATAAAATTGTAAATCCCTTCGGTGTAGCAGGACTGTGACTGCACAAAAGCTATAGGGATGAATCCCGGGATGTGGCAAAATGGAAATATGTGGACGGGCTGTAACTGCTGTGACCCTGTGGTTGAATACTTAATGGGAGTCTATCTGTTTCCCTGCCGTCCTATCTCTCAATCCCTTCTCCCCCCCCTTCACTGCAAATGAATGTGTCATATTTCTCCAGCACAATCCCATGATACCTCCCTCTTATTGGTTTTACTGTAGACACAGTTGGAGCCAGGCTATAACGCTACACTGGCTGAATGCTAACGATGTAGGGGCATCTTATTGTGGCTTTATGCAGCAAGCGagggcctctctctctctctcgctgtatTTATAGCTCCTCTGCGAGTTCTCCCCactgtcctcctccttcccctgcTTCTTCCCTCTCTATTTCTTTTCACTTCCACCTGTCACTATCTCCATCTCTCCCCCAGCATCCTTTACTCACACCtgctacttttcttttttcaccttcTTTAAGCAGACCTGTTCTCAATCTCCTGTAACGCTGACTCTCTCCAACCTTCAGTCATTATTTAATGCAGCATTTTTAGCGATATCAGTCCACATTGTTGTTGTGCTTCCTCGCATGCCCATACACCCgtgtcctccctctctgtctctctctgcattaGCTTAATTGAATCTTCCGCCgctgtttaaaaaaagcagGTGATGCGGGGTCATCTGTTGTTTCTGCTTTTGCATTGATTTCTATGGTATAGTGCATGGAAGCTAATAGCACCTGACCGAAAGCTGCTCAcattcactctgtctctctacagGCCCTTTC
Proteins encoded:
- the LOC121186209 gene encoding soluble guanylate cyclase 88E-like — its product is MYGLYLEAVNDYINESYGEDVWRLIENRAEIPHLKFVRHQMYNDNLILRLAKAAGEVLGKTHDELMYAFGVYMVKRIGNYGYERILKVLGRNVRDFINELDNLHEYFRFSFPKVQPPSFCVEEECETSLTLHYRSTRKGFTQFVKGQLSQVGRQFYNTDIEVEILSKEETEKMTYVVYKMNFDNAAFKHRMPQQKTAPSYEKLPMKRGIFFDMFPFSVIFRRDMTMYRIGDGLKEVFSDLQGKKVNEEFTLVRPMLEFSWDNIYTHLNNVFELLSKAVVESKQKVNIPKLSKEEPEEKEESEKAKREEEREPKAVEEMKGTDQEYSSALTQYNSSANSGGEDIELLAFQTVTGKCSETIFEDMREPPKKPLHLKGQMKYVPQWDSLIFLGTPIIETVEDMIKMGVYVNDLNLHDSSRELILAGTQQSAELQLALDQEQQKYAQLQEIIKKLDEEKKRGDSLLYAMIPKAVADRLRKGITALETCQVFPDVTILFSDVVKFNEICIHITPMQVVDMLNEIYIVFDTLSEKHNVYKVETIRDAYMVVAGVPNKTTFHAHHICDMALDMLSSIDHLKDPSTGDNIQIRVGIHSGMVVAGVVGLKMPRYCLFGDTVNTASRMESNGVGMQIHISQTTKDHLEHEPYIIEERGKIFVKGKGYMKTYWLKGKKDLSFKTPAELRYSSEQKDSEDKSSNGSTSTNAKRMASNLHITSSEEQAEGKPSPSDLPLDTLPPPEASNEPPTISAEPQEKEKAKKTKNNKGAKLDVPQGNAMPESSPPPDGLENPGPLLNNKRNSFRQQYAKLPANLPMRSAACSIL